From the genome of Bacteroidota bacterium:
AGGGCACTCCTGCGCTAAATCTGCGCAGCCGACCGAGGCTAAGCTGCCCGGCGACAGCATGCCAGTGCTTGAGACATGCCAGTGCTTGAGACATGCCAGTGCTTGAGACATGCCAGTGCTTGAGACATGCCAGTGCTTGAGACATGCCAGTGNNNNNNNNNNNNNNNNNNNNNNNNNNNNNNNNNNNNNNNNNNNNNNNNNNNNNNNNNNNNNNNNNNNNNNNNNNNNNNNNNNNNNNNNNNNNNNNNNNNGCTTGAGACATGCCAGCGCCTGAGATGTGCTAGCGCCTCGACGTGGTCTTGGCGCGGCGCCCCCTGCTGGGCGTGCAACCGGACACGGCGTGACGACTCCCCGCAGACGAGGCGAATATTACCCAGACATCGGGCAGTTTCGTGCCAGGTAGCCGGGCCAGGTGGTCGAGCCAGGTCCAGAGTCCGGACGGGTACACTGCGGGAGAATTGGAACCGCGGCATCACAATCGACGCGTTTCAAGCGCCGCCGCCGTTGCACAATCGAACGATGTCGCCCCTCAGAGCGCCTGGTGGGCTATGTCGGCAAGGCGAGCAGGAGGCGCCGAAGCAGGGGGACGACCGCGAAATAGCCGGGTCGGTCTGCGCTTTGCATAGAGGGCAGCCACCCTACTACCACACCCCCCATCCCCATGCTTCCCACTCTTCTGGTCATCGAAGACGACATCGCGATGCAGCGTTTCCTGGCGCTCTACTTCGCCGACACCTACGAAGTCGTGGTCCAGGAAACGGGCGAGGAGGCGCTAGCCTGGCTCGCGGACCACACCGCCGACGCCATCGTGTGCGACCTCCAGATGCCCGGCATCGACGGCTTCGAGGTCGTCGAGGAGCTGCGCAGCCAGGTAGCCTACGACGTTGTGCCGGTCGTGATGCTCTCCGGCAGCGAGCAGAGTGCCGACCGGGTGCGCTGCCTGCGCCTCGGCGCCGACGACTTCGTCGTGAAGCCCTTCAACCCCGAAGAACTGCGCGCGCGGCTGGACAACCTCCTCCGCCGCATCCGCCGGACCCAGCGCTCGCTGGCTGGATCGGCAGCCTAGACGACTTGGCCGTGGGTATCACGCCCCGGCGATCCCAACCACCTCCACCCTCATGCCTCGCTTCACCCTACTCCTGCTCGCGCTCCTCGTGCTCAGCCCGCACGCTCAGGCGCAGTTTGCTATCACCGAATCCTTCACCGGTGCCACCGCCAACGGGTGGGTGCTCGCACGTGATGCTAAACTCACTGGTGGCGATGAAGACCCGGTTGGCCAGGGTTGGCTGCGACTCACCGATAATGCGGAATTTCGCCGTGGCTATGCCTTCCTAGACACGGCTTTCCCGTCCACGGACGGCGTCGTGGTAGATATCCAGTTTGCCATTTGGGGCGACACGTTCCCCGGCGACGGCTTCACACTGTTCCTCTTCGACGGCGCGCTGTCGGCGAGCGACTTCGACATCGGCGAGTGGGGCGGCTCGCTGGGCTATGCCAACGGCTGCTCTGCACCGGGCGATGAGCGTCCAGGGCTAGCCGGCGCCTACGTTGGCATCGGCTTCGACGAGTTCGGCAACTTCGCCAACCCAGGCGACCGCTGCAAGAACGGTGGGCCGGGCCGGACCGTCAACTCGCTCACCGTGCGCGGTGCCGCCAACACCAGCGACGCCGACGCCACCAACGACTACCCGTTCGTCGCCACGACAGGTACGCTCACGGACCTGCTCTCCTTCCGGCAGAGCACCCGCCCTGACCAGACGAACGACGAGTACCGTCGTGCTCAGATCGCCATCATCCCGAGCGGTACCGGCTTCGCTATCACCGTGAACGTGCAGTTCGGTCAGGGGGCACCCCTCACGGAAGTAATCGCTCCGATCCAACTCGACACGCCGCCTCCCGCCACGCTCAAGCTTGGCTTTGGCTCATCCACAGGGGCCGCTCGGAGCTTCCACGAGATCCGCAACGTCGAGATCAGCGACGCGACCGCGCTGCCGGTGGAGCTGACCAGCTTCCGCGCCACCAGCATCGGCGAGGCCGTCCAACTCGACTGGGCGACATCCTCTGAGACCGTGAACGCGGGCTTCTACGTGGAGATGGTAGACCCGGCTAGCGGCACGGCGGCCTTCGAGACTGCGGGCTTCGTGCGCGGCGCCGGGACGACGGCCGAGTCGCAGCGCTACAGCTTCCGCCTCGACGGCCTCGCGCCCGGCACCTACCAGTTCCGTCTCCGCCAAGTCGACTTCGACGGCACCTTCGAATACTCGCCGGAGGTCGAAGCGCAAGTTCGCCTCGACGAACAGTTCCGAGTCTCGGCCTTCCCGAACCCGTTCCGCGACCGCGCCGAGATCGAGTTCGCCGTAGCCCAAGGCCAAGACGTGCGCGTGGAGGTCTTCGACGTGCTCGGCCGCCGCGTGGCGACGCTCTTCGACGGTACGCTATCGAGCAACACGGTCGGGCGCGCTCGCCTCGAAGGGGCAGGCCTACCGCCGGGCCTCTACCTCGTCCGGATCCAGGGCGAGCGGTTCGAAGAGTTTCGGCGCCTGACCCTCGCGCGCTGACGCCTACACTTCCGTCTCAGACTCCGCACGCGGCGGTCATGGCTTCACGGCCGTGGCCGCCGCGCTCTGTTTGCTGTAGCGCTGTGCGCCCGGCGTGGTGAGAGGTCTGGGCGTGATAGAGTGCCGATGGGTGACGACAGGGCGAATCAGGAAGGGAGGGCGGAGAATGGCGATGCCGTGGTGCCTGAACTCCAGGACAAGCGCAAATGGCGGGTTCTGGGACCTATATGTTCTCCGTATGTGAGGCACCATCTACCTACGGAGCGCCATCTCGTAACACGAGCCCCTGAGCCCCAGGTCGATAGGCGTCGGCGCTCGTCCCACCGACGGTGCGCGGCCGTTCCAATCGACGCGAATAAAGACGATACAAGGACGGATAATGATGCACCATTCTGCGAAATCGCCCTTTCCGGGCTCTGTGGGGCGATGACCGGGAGGGGTACCCTAGCGGCGAAAATCTTTGGCACAGCCACCTGGGCGGATTCCTTGCTACAGAACCGCCCACACCACAATCCTGAACCGCCTCGCGGCTTCCACACCGATTCCACCCGCACCCCATGTCTTTCTTCTCGACCGTCCATCGCCTGCGTGCCTGGAGCCTCACGCTCCTAGGCGCCGGAGCCGTCTTTGTCGGCTGCGATACCGTCGACTCAAGCGCGCCCATTGATCCCGTCGCGGGCGACCCCGACGTGATGACCGTCGCGCCCGACTTTGACTACGCCACCACGCGCACCGTCCGCGCCGATGTGCGCGCGCTCACCAACAGCGACGCCCCGCTCGAAGGCGTCCGCTTCGATGTCTACGACGGCGACAAGCTGCTCGGCTCGGCCCTGACCGACGCTCAAGGGCGCCTCGTCGGCGACTTCGTGGCGTCGGCCACCGCGACCGAACTCACGCTCCGCACCAAATATCTCGGCCTGCCGAGCGAGCAGACCGTCTCGCTCGACGGCGACCGCGTCGTGGCGCAGTTCGGCGGCGACACCGAGGTCGCGCCGTCGCTCGACTTTGCCTCGGCTGCGTCGTCGGCCTTCACCTACATCAGCGCGTACGACAACAGCGGCAAGCCGATCGATCTGATCGCCCCACGCGACGTGATGTCGCAGGACTTCCTCCGCGACCTCAACGCCGCACTTCCTGAGAAGAAGTCGGTGATGACCCGCAACCCGGAGTTCGTCGCCGAGGGCAACCAACTCGACGTGCACCTCACTGCCGAGGCCGATGTGTGGGTGACGTTCGTCCACGAGGGCGCCGGCTACAAGAACGCGTTCGGCTACTATGTCTACGACCCGGCCAACCCGCCCGCCTCCGTTGCCGACCTCACGGAGCACCTCGTCGTCTTCCCCAACGCCTCCTACAACCGG
Proteins encoded in this window:
- a CDS encoding response regulator transcription factor, encoding MLPTLLVIEDDIAMQRFLALYFADTYEVVVQETGEEALAWLADHTADAIVCDLQMPGIDGFEVVEELRSQVAYDVVPVVMLSGSEQSADRVRCLRLGADDFVVKPFNPEELRARLDNLLRRIRRTQRSLAGSAA
- a CDS encoding T9SS type A sorting domain-containing protein — protein: MPRFTLLLLALLVLSPHAQAQFAITESFTGATANGWVLARDAKLTGGDEDPVGQGWLRLTDNAEFRRGYAFLDTAFPSTDGVVVDIQFAIWGDTFPGDGFTLFLFDGALSASDFDIGEWGGSLGYANGCSAPGDERPGLAGAYVGIGFDEFGNFANPGDRCKNGGPGRTVNSLTVRGAANTSDADATNDYPFVATTGTLTDLLSFRQSTRPDQTNDEYRRAQIAIIPSGTGFAITVNVQFGQGAPLTEVIAPIQLDTPPPATLKLGFGSSTGAARSFHEIRNVEISDATALPVELTSFRATSIGEAVQLDWATSSETVNAGFYVEMVDPASGTAAFETAGFVRGAGTTAESQRYSFRLDGLAPGTYQFRLRQVDFDGTFEYSPEVEAQVRLDEQFRVSAFPNPFRDRAEIEFAVAQGQDVRVEVFDVLGRRVATLFDGTLSSNTVGRARLEGAGLPPGLYLVRIQGERFEEFRRLTLAR
- a CDS encoding LruC domain-containing protein produces the protein MSFFSTVHRLRAWSLTLLGAGAVFVGCDTVDSSAPIDPVAGDPDVMTVAPDFDYATTRTVRADVRALTNSDAPLEGVRFDVYDGDKLLGSALTDAQGRLVGDFVASATATELTLRTKYLGLPSEQTVSLDGDRVVAQFGGDTEVAPSLDFASAASSAFTYISAYDNSGKPIDLIAPRDVMSQDFLRDLNAALPEKKSVMTRNPEFVAEGNQLDVHLTAEADVWVTFVHEGAGYKNAFGYYVYDPANPPASVADLTEHLVVFPNASYNRKGGKLLSGDKMYLGRFDAGMAIGWFIVQDGWDSNARAVSETRQRYYSNPAFNPAGEQHNVFLNFTDYGRYVLGFDDQPLTSGDQDFNDVVFYVTANPVSAIDPTDVVRYGSAPPDADGDGVPDTQDDAPNDPTVATYEYGPAKDQFGTLAYEDLWPGQGDYDFNDLVV